One Williamsia phyllosphaerae genomic window, GACGACGGCGATGAGCAATCCGACGCCGACGAGTGCGGCGGCCACCGTCAGCCCGAGCTGAAATGCCGGGGCGAAATCACCGCGCGAATCGGCGATCTGGGCGAAGAACACCGCGCCGACCAGCGCGATACCGGCGGCCGACCCGATGCGTTGGCCGGTCTGCAGCACACCGCCGGCGATACCGGCGCGCTTCACCGGGACCTCGTCGAGAGTGAGGGTGACGTTCGGCGAGATCACGAATCCCGACCCGACACCGGCGATGAGCAGGGGCACCGCCGCCGCCCAGCCGACCCCGGAACCGGGGACGAGCAGCGACGCGATCACCGCGCCGACCATCCCGACGACGACCATGCCCAGGCCCACCGCGACGAGACTGCGACCGAAGCGCCCGACGATCGACCCGCCGACCCGCGCCGACACCGCCGAACCGATGGCGAACGGCGTGACGGCGAGACCGGCCTGCAGGGCCGAATATCCCAGTCCCTGCTGCACGTACAGCGTGTAGACGAAGAAGATCGTGGTGAACCCGGCGAAATAGACGGTGCCGATGATGCAGCCGAGCGTGTACGACCGGTTGGAGAACAGGGAGAGATCAACCAGCTGCTGGTGCCCACGCGCGCCCTGGCGCCGTTCCCACAGCACGAAGGCCGCCAGCAACAGTGCGGCCGGGATGAACAGCAGCCACTTGGCCGATCCGGTCCACTGCTGTTCCTGCACCAGCGGCAGCATCACCGCGAGGACACCGAGGCCGAGAAGCACCACACCGACCGGATCGAAGGAGGATGCGCGCAGCGGCTGGAGCGAGTCGGCATCACGCGATGGCAGCAGCTTTATCGCGGCGACGAGGGCGAGGGCGCCGATCGGGACGTTCACCATGAACACGTACCGCCACCCGTGCTCGACGCCACCGAGTTGGATGAGCACTCCACCCAGCAGCGGACCGACCGCCGTCGAGATGCCGATGGTCGCGGCGAACAGACCGAACGCCTTTGCGCGCTCGGCTCCACGGAAGAGCTGCTGGATCAGGCCGGACACCTGTGGGCTGAGGATGCCGCCGGCGAGACCCTGGACGAGACGGGCGATCACGAGGGTGAGCGGCCCGGTCGCCAACCCGCACGCGGCCGAGGCGACGACGAACAGGATCAGCCCGATGATGAAGGTGGTCTTGCGACCGCGGGCGTCACCGATGCGGCCTGCAGGCACCAGGAAAAGACCGAAGGCCAGCGCATAACCCGACACCACCCACGACAGGTCGGCCGACGACGCGCCGATCCCCTTCTCGATCGACGGCAGCGCCACGTTGACGATCGACACGTCGAGCAGGGTCATGAAGCCGACCGCGAGGCAGACCGTCAGGGCGGTCCACCGTCGCGGATCGGGCTCGTATTCCTCGGTGGGCGCGGGTCCGGTGGTCATGGTGTCGTGCAACACCGATGTCCGTTCTGGTCTTCCCGACCACTTCTGAACGACGAGACCAGCAGGTCACATGGTGGTGTGGCCGTCGATGCTCTCACGGATGATCTCGGCGTGCCCGGCGTGCTGCGCGGTCTCCGACACCAGATGGATCAGCACCCGTCGAACGCTCCACGATGCGCCGGGTTCGTTCCACGGGGCCTCGGGCAGCGGGGTGGAACGAGACAGATCGCAGGCTGTCGCGATGACGTCCGCGGTGCGCGCCGCGACGGCCGCGTACTCCGACAGGATGGATTCGCGGGAATCGCCCGGCAACATCTGGAACTCGTTCTGACGATCGATCGCCCACTGCGGATACGTACGTGCGGTGCCCGACATGAGGTCGTCCCAGCTCACCCCGTCGGGCAGGGTCAACGCCATGCCGGACGTGCCCTCGGTGACGAAGCGCATCCATGCTGCCTCGGTCGAGGCGACGTGCTTGATCAACCCGCCCAGACAGAGCGAACTCGCGGTGGGTCGCAGACCCAGCTCCTCGTCGGTGAGACCTTCGGTCGTCCCGATGAGGAAGGCGCGCGCCTGCGCCAATTCGGCGAGCAGTTCGGTGCGCTCGTCGGTCGTGACGGCGGTGGTCGAGTCGGTGTCCATGGTGGCTCCTTGCATCTCTGTGGTGGTCATGGACGCAGCCTCGCAGGCATTGCGGACAGAAACGGTCCTCAATGGACTCAAGCAAGTACGCCGCCTGCCCTCGGCTTCCTCGACACCGCGATCCGCGGTCGCCGGACGATCTGATCTCAGAGCACAATCGCGACGTGAACGATCGCGCCACACCCGACGAGTCCCGACGCCGCCGACTGGAGAACGACGCGCTACCCGCCTGGCGCCGCATCACCGAGGGCGAACCCCGATGGGCCGCCGCGCTGGCCATCGTCGCCGTGATCGCGCTGCAGCTCGCACTGCCGCAACGGCTCAACCTGTCCTCGCGCTACCTGCTGCCGGGGATCGAACTCGCGTTGCTCGTGATGCTGGTCATCGCGAACCCGCTGCGCATCAACCGTGTCTCGCGTCCGCTGCGATCGGCCAGCCTCACGCTGATCGCCGTCGCCAGCCTGGCCAATGCGTACGCGGCGGTCCGTCTGGTCACCGACATCATCTCCGGCGACCACAAGGTCTCGGCTGCGGCCCTGCTCGCCACCGGCGGCGCGGTGTATCTGACGAACATCATCATCTTCGGGCTCTGGTACTGGGACCTCGACCGCGGCGGACCGGCCACCCGCGCGGCGGGCACCCGGCAGTACCCCGATTTCCTGTTCCCTCAGATGACCACGCCCGATGTGTCCGACCCTGACTGGGAGCCACGCTTCGCCGACTACCTCTACGTGTCGTTCACCAACGCGACCGCCTTCAGCCCGACCGACACCATGCCGCTGAGTCGTTGGGCGAAGCTGGCGATGATGATCCAGTCGGTGATCGCGCTCGCCACCGTGGCGATGGTGCTCGCCCGAGCCATCAACATCCTGAACTGACCGATCTGCTCATCAACCGATCGTGTACACGAGGCCTGCACCCTCCGCGGAGAGCCCGCAGGCGAATTCCCGCGCGGCCCCGAGGTATTGACTCACATAATCCGCCTCGAACAGGACACGCTCGCGGCGTCCGGGTACGGCCACCGGCTCATCGACGAGCACGATGTCGCGCGCAACCTCGGCGACCTCGTCGGGATCGAGGACTCCGAACCACGGGTGATACTCGACGCCGTTGTCACACATCGTGACCTGACCGTGCACCATCGCCGCGCAGGGGCGACCGGCGAACAACTGCTGCAGCGCCCTCCACGCCTTGTCGAGGTAGAGCATCGGCGGACGATCGTCCGGATCACCCCACGCATCCATCAGTGGGTCGTCGGAGATGAACAGCCTCGGGTCGGAGCGTGCGTGATCGACGAGTTCGGCGCGGACTGGATAGGCGTAGTAGCGGATTCCCATGCACGCCAACCTCGCACCGGGTACCGACCACAACACAGGACGCGGCCGTGCCCGAGTGCGGGTTGTGCACAGATGGGGGTTCATCCCCAGGAGTCGGATCTCTGATGACCGCCCCTCGGGGCCGGTTGCTCGGGCGTCACGTCGGTGAGACCGTCGGGGGCGAGGAAGCCCTCGGCAAGGCTCTCTCAGGCGGCCCGTGCGGGTAACGGGTTTGTCGCATCCGGGGATGCCGCCACGCCGCTGGGCGATACTGATGGCCGCCGACGAGATACGTCGGGAACTGATCTTTATGGGGCAAACATGAAGAAACTCGTGATCGCGGTCCTGGCGGCCAGTGCGCTGGTCCTCGCGGGGTGTTCGGACTCCGACACCCAGAGCACCACCGACTCGGCGACGAACGCCGCCAACAACGCGGCCGACGACATCGGCAGCGCCGCATCGAAGGCCGCCGACTCCGCAGGCAACGCCGCTTCGGACACCCGCGACGCCGGATTCATCGCGGTTCTGGCCGCGGCGAGCCTGAAGTTCGGTGACGACAAGGACATGGTCGACGAGGCCAAGGACGTCTGTGAGGACCTCAAGGGCGGCAAGACCGCAGCCGAGGCCGCCGACAGCGTGAAGGACAAGTACGACGGGGACGCAGGCAAGGCGCTCAACTTCGTTCGTTCCGCGGTCCCGGCGTACTGCGCGACCGAGGTCGGCAAGCTCGTCGGCTGACCCGACCGAGATCGATCACTGCCGCGCGGCCGGCGCCTTTCCCACCATGGTGAGCACGGTGTCCCGGAAGGCGACGGCCGCCGGGGGCAGATAGCGGTCGGGCACCCACCCGATCGCTATCTGCCGCACCAGTCCCGCGTCGCTCAGCGGCACCTCCACCACGTCGTCCCGGGGGCCGGGCGCCGCAGGCAGCAGCGCCACCCCGAGCCCGCCGCCCACCAGACCCCGCAGCGTGCCGATGTCGGTCCCCTCGAAGGTGATCCGAGGTGACATCCCTGCCTGCACGCACGCGTTGTCGAAGACGTGCCGGAGCGTGTGCTCGCGGTCCATCGCGACGAACGGCTCGTCGGCCAGGTCGGCGAAACGCAACCGCTTCCGCGCCGCGAATCGGTGTCCGAGCGGCACCACGACGAGCAGCTCCTCGGTGTACAGCGGCGCCCACTGCACGTCGAGCACCTCGGCGAACAGGCCCGGAACACTGATGCACAGATCCGTCACCCCACCCGCGAGTCGGGTGATGACGTCGCGACCCGAGTTCTGATGCAGCTCGAACTCGACCGCCTCGTGGGTGCGTCGATGTTCGCGGATCGCCCGCGGCACCACCGTGGCCCCGAGTGAGTGCAGGAATCCCACCGACACCGTGCCGGCCGCCGCGCCGGCGAGCTCGCGCACCGTCGAGACCCCGATGTCGATGCTGCGAGCCACATCTCGTGTGGAATCTCGGAAGGCGACGCCGAAGCGGTTGAGTTCGTTCACCCGGCCGCGACGCGTGAACAACGGGACCCCGATCTCGCTCTCGAGCGACGCGATCGCCCGACTCACCGCGGACTGCGACACCACGAGATGCTCGGCCGCCGCCCGGAGGCCGCCGCGCTCGGCGACCGCGTGAAAGTAACGGAGTTGATAGAGCTCCATCGCGAACCCCCGATCATTTGCGTCAAGTGCAAGCATATCGCGCATAAGTATTGATGGACGCGACTATTAGCCGCTCGTAACGTCATCGGCATGACATCGAACAGGCGACTTCCCCAGGGCGGTATTCCCACCACGTGGCTGTTCACCCCCGGCACCGACCCCGACCACTTCGACGCCGCCGAGCGAGCGGGCGCGGGCGTCGCCATCCTCGACCTGGAGGATGCGGTCGCCCCCGGCGACAAAGACCGCGCACGCTCCCTGGTCGTCGACAAGCTGACGGCACTGCGCGACAGCGCGACCGCGGTCCGGTACGCGGTACGGATGAACGCGGTCGGGTCGGTCGCCGGACTCCGTGACCTCCTCGCCGTCGCCGAGCACCGACTCACGCCCGCCTACGTGGTCGTCCCCAAGGTCGAATCGGCGGCGACGGTCGACCTAGTCGCAGACACGCTGCACGATGCGGGCGTGGTGACCGACCTCGTGGCGATGATCGAGTCCGCCCGTGCGGTCACCGAGATCACCGCGATCCTGCGCGAGGGCCGTACACCTCCTGCCGCGGTGATGTTCGGCGCCGCGGACATGGCAGGCGACCTCGGTGCCGAACCCGGGACGGCGGTGGTCCTGCAGGCGCGGAACTCGATCCTGCAGGCCGCTGCGGCGTTCGGCGTGCCCGTGATCGACACCCCGTTCTTCGACATCCACGACGCCGGGGGACTCGCCGACTCGGTCGGCGACGCGGTCCGCAGCGGATTCGCGGCGAAGGCCGCCATCCATCCGCGCCAGATCGTCGCCATCGCCGACGGCTTCACACCGTCGGGCGAGGAGATCCGTTGGGCCGACGAGGTGGTCGGGGTCGCCGAGCGTGGCGTGGGCACCGTGAACGGGCAGATGATCGACGAGGCCATCGCGCGGCGGGCCCGTCGGATACTCGCCCGAGCGAATTGACACCAAAAGCCCTACAGCACAACAGAAGGAGAAGCAGATGGACCCCATCCTGCCGGCCTATCGGGAGTTGGCCCCCCACACCTATCGAGAGACATCCGGTCTCTACTTCGAGGATTTCGTGGTGGGCGACAGGTTCGAACACCGCCCGGGTCGGACCATCACCGACACCGACAACATCTGGATGACGTTGCTGACCATGAACACTCAGCCGGTTCATTTCGATGCCGCTTATGCCGCGGCCACGGAGTGGAAGAAGATGCTGGTCGACTCGACGCTCACCATCGCCATGCTCACCGGCATGAGTGTGCGCACCGTGAGCGCGAAGGTGGTCGCCAACCTCGGCTGGGACAAGGTCCGTGCGACGCACCCGGTGTTCGCCGGAGACACCCTCTACGCGTCGAGCACGATCCTCGCGGCGCGGGAGTCGAAGAGCCGGCCCACCCAGGGCATCGTCACCGTCGAGACCACCGGCACCAACCAGGACGGTGACGTGGTGATGACCTTCGAGCGAACCATGTTGATCTACAAGCGCGGTCACGCGCCCGAGCAGGAGGCGAACTACTGATGACCACCATCACGACACCCCGGCGCACGACGGGCGAGTACACAGCCAAGCTCACCGACCCGCACACCGCGGTGGAGCAGATCGAGAGCCACTCGACCGTCGCCCTCGGTCAGGCCGCCGGCCAACCACCGGCGCTGATGCGTGCCCTCGCCGACCGTGCCCGCGAACACGAGATCGACGAGGTCAAGCTCTACTACTTCCACGCCGAACAGCCGATGCAGGACAGCCTGCTCCGCTATGAACTCATGGGGGCGCTGCGTCCGCACTCGATGTTCCTGCAGCGTGCCGAGCGGGAGTTGATCAAACAGGGCGACCGCGACGGACGCAAGGTCGTCTCGTTCGTTCCCACCGCGTTCAGCCAGTCCATCCGACTGTTCGCCGACCGAATCCCGGTCGACACGTTCCTCGTCTCGGTGTCACCCATGGATGCGAACGGCTACTTCACCTTCGGCACCAACAACGACTACACGAGTTCGGTTGCCCGGCAGGCGAAGCGATTGATCGTGGAGGTCAACGCACACATGCCACGCGTGTTCGGCGCGTCGGCGCTGCACGTGTCGGAGGTCGACGCCATCGTCGAACACGACGAGCAACTCCCCGAGCTGCCACAACGCCCGATCGGTGATGTCGACCGGACCATCGCCCGACGGGTCGCCGAACTCGTCCCCGACCACGCCTGCCTGCAAATCGGCGTCGGCGGACTGCCCCAGGCGGTCTGCGAGGCGCTGGCGGACCGGACCGATCTGGGCATCCACTCCGAGGTGCTCACCCCGGCGCTCGCGGGCCTGATCGAATCCGGCGTCGTCACCAACCGGTACAAGGCGATCCACCGCGGCACGTCGGTGTTCACCTTCGCCATGGGTGACAGGGCGTTCTATGAGTTCCTCGACGACAACCGCGGCGTGGAGAGCCACCCCGTCGACCACGTCAACGACCCCGCGGTCATCGCACTCAACGACAACGTCGTGTCGGTCAACTCAACCATCGAGATGGACCTCACCGGCGCCTGCAACTCCGAGTGGATCAACGGGCATCAGTACAGCGCTGCCGGCGGTCAGGTCGACTTCGTTCGCGGCGCCTACAACTCGCGAGGCGGGCTGTCGGTCATCGCGTTCGCCTCGACCGCGAAGCAGGGCACGATCAGCAAGATCGTGCCGCGGCTGTCGGGTCCGGTCACCACCGCACGCAACGACGTCCACCATGTGGCCACGGAGTACGGCATGGTCGATCTCAAGGGACTGTCCTCGACCCAGCGAGCCCAGTCGTTGATCGCCCTCGCGCATCCAGACCACCGCGCCGAACTCACCGAGGCCGCCCGCGATCGGCACCTCATCTGAGGCAGCACCGAACGGAGAAATCACGATGCAGATCGAATCGCTCGACCATCTCGTCCTCACCGTCGCCGATCCCGCCGCGACCGTGCGGTTCTACACCGATGTCCTCGGGATGACCGAGCACACCTTCGGCTCGGGACGGACCGCGTTGCTCTTCGGCCACAGCAAGATCAACCTGCACCAGGCCGGACACGAGTTCGAACCGAAGGCCGACCGGCCCACACCCGGCAGCGCCGATCTGTGCTTTCTCGTGGCGACACCGGTCACCGACATCGTCGAGCAACTCGGCGCGGCCGGCGTCCCGATCGTCGAGGGTCCGGTGACGCGAACGGGCGCGACCGGCGACATCCTCAGCGTCTACGTTCGCGATCCCGACGGCAACCTCATCGAGCTGTCGAACCCGGTGTGACACAGCAGACAAGCTCGCGCCCGTCTCGCGCGCCCACCGGGCGCAGGACTAGCGTGGCAACGGGCCGGCGACACCCCGCTGGACCCGCCGATCACCACGTCTCTCACGAGGAGTTCTCCATGGCGACAACCATTGCCGACCAACTCATCCGCGGTCTCATCGACGCGGGTGTCACCCGGATCTACGGAATCGTCGGCGACAGTCTGAACCCGGTCGTCGACGCCGTGCGGCGCTCCGGCGGCGCGGCCAAGGGCGGCATCGACTGGATCCACGTCCGCCATGAGGAAGCCGCCGCCTTCGCCGCTGCCGCCGACGCGCAGACCACCGGGAAACTCGCCGTGTGCGCCGGGTCGTGCGGGCCGGGCAACCTGCACCTCATCAACGGCCTCTACGACGCACACCGCTCGGGCGCCCCGGTCCTCGCGATCGCGTCGCACATCCCGAGCAGCGAGATCGGCTCGGGCTACTTCCAGGAGACGCACCCCGACCGCCTGTTCGGTGAGTGCTCGCTGTTCAACGAGCTGATCCTCACCACCGATCAGGCGCCGCGGATGTTCCGGGCGGCCATCCACTCGGCCATCACCGGTAACGGGGTGGCCGTGCTGACCCTGCCCGGCGACATCGCCGAGGAATCGGCCACCGCGACAATGGATCCCATCTCGATCCCGGCGACCCCGATCGTCACCCCGCCCACCGAGGTCATCGAGAAGCTGGCCCATGCCATCAACGCCGCCGAGAAGGTCGCCATCTTCGCCGGCTACGGCGTCAAGGGCGCCCACGACGAGGTCGTCGCACTGGCCGAGAAGATCGGCGCGCCCATCGGACACTCGTTGCGCGGCAAGGAGTTCATCCAGTACGACAACCCCTACGACGTCGGCATGACCGGGCTGCTGGGCTACGGCGCGGCGCACGCCGGCATCCACGACGCCGACCTGCTGATCCTGTTGGGCACCGACTTCCCCTACTCGCAGTTCTTGCCCGACAAGGTCACGACCGCGCAGATCGACATCGACGCGACGAAGATCGGGCGGCGTACCGCGGTGGGGTTCCCGGTGCACGGCGACGTCGGGGCGACGGTGCGCGCGCTGGAGCCGCTGGTGGAGCGCAAGACCGACCGGCGGTACCTCGACACCTGGCTGGCCAAGCACGACCAGTTGATGAACAAGGTCGTCGGCGCGTACGCGAGCAACGCCGAGAAGCTCGTCCCCATCCACCCCGAGTACGCAGCGTCGATCCTCGACGACCTCGCCGCCGACGACGCGGTCTTCACCACCGACACCGGTATGTGCAACGTGTGGACGGCCCGCTTCATCAACCCGACCGGTCGACGGAAGTTCATCGCCTCGATGCTGCACGGCTCGATGGCCAACGCACTGCCGCACGCCATCGGCGCACAGTCGGCACAGCCCGGGCGACAGGTCATCTCGATCTCTGGCGACGGCGGGTTATCGATGCTCCTCTCGGAGATCCTCACCGTTGCGATGTACAAGCTGCCGGTGAAGATCATGCTGTTCGACAACGCCACCCTCGGCATGGTCAAGGCAGAGATGCTGGTCGACGGGCTGCCGGACTTCGGCGTCGATGTAGCGCCGGTCGACTACGCCGCGATCGCGAACGCGGTCGGGATCCACGGTCGGCGGGTCACCGAGCCCGGCGACATCTCCGCCGCCATGGCCGAGGCGCTCGCCCACGACGGCCCGGCGCTGGTCCAGTTGGTCACCGACCCGCTGGCGTTGTCGGTGCCGCCCAAGCTGACCGGTACCCAGCTGAAGGGCTTCGCGCTCGCGATGAGCAAGGTGGTGCTCAACGGCGGGATGGGTGAGGCCATGAAGATGGCCAAATCGAACCTGCGCAACGTTCCCCGTCCCTGATGTTGACCCTCACGTAGCGTGCGGCTCTAGCGTCGATCTCGTCGGCCACACCGGGTGGCCGGAGAGGAAGTGGGTGTCGGCATGAGTGAGCCCGAGAAGCTCTATCGCGTCGGACAACTGGCGGAGCTGACCGGGCTCACGGTGCGGACCCTGCACCACTACGACGACATCGGACTGTTGAGTCCGTCGCGTCGTAGCGGTGCGGGCTATCGGCTCTACAACGGAGTCGACGTCGAGCGACTCTACGAGATCCTGGCCCTGCGTCAGCTCGGGCTGTCGTTGGAACAGATCGCCTGCGCCATCACCGGCGAGACATCGCTCGAGGCGATGCTCGTCGCACACGCCGATCACGTCGACACGCAGCTCGCGGCGATGCAGCGGCTGCAGACCCATATGGCGACCGTCCTCGCGACGGTGCGTCGAGCGGACCGACCCACCGACACCGACCTCCTCGACCTCATCAGAAGGGTGATGACAGTGGATGCACGAGTGGAGAACTACTTCGACGCCGACCAGCTCGCGGCGCTGGCAGTTCGTCGAGAAG contains:
- a CDS encoding MFS transporter produces the protein MTTGPAPTEEYEPDPRRWTALTVCLAVGFMTLLDVSIVNVALPSIEKGIGASSADLSWVVSGYALAFGLFLVPAGRIGDARGRKTTFIIGLILFVVASAACGLATGPLTLVIARLVQGLAGGILSPQVSGLIQQLFRGAERAKAFGLFAATIGISTAVGPLLGGVLIQLGGVEHGWRYVFMVNVPIGALALVAAIKLLPSRDADSLQPLRASSFDPVGVVLLGLGVLAVMLPLVQEQQWTGSAKWLLFIPAALLLAAFVLWERRQGARGHQQLVDLSLFSNRSYTLGCIIGTVYFAGFTTIFFVYTLYVQQGLGYSALQAGLAVTPFAIGSAVSARVGGSIVGRFGRSLVAVGLGMVVVGMVGAVIASLLVPGSGVGWAAAVPLLIAGVGSGFVISPNVTLTLDEVPVKRAGIAGGVLQTGQRIGSAAGIALVGAVFFAQIADSRGDFAPAFQLGLTVAAALVGVGLLIAVVDAVTAKRTEDKTVAPV
- a CDS encoding DinB family protein, whose protein sequence is MTTTEMQGATMDTDSTTAVTTDERTELLAELAQARAFLIGTTEGLTDEELGLRPTASSLCLGGLIKHVASTEAAWMRFVTEGTSGMALTLPDGVSWDDLMSGTARTYPQWAIDRQNEFQMLPGDSRESILSEYAAVAARTADVIATACDLSRSTPLPEAPWNEPGASWSVRRVLIHLVSETAQHAGHAEIIRESIDGHTTM
- a CDS encoding DUF1877 family protein; translated protein: MGIRYYAYPVRAELVDHARSDPRLFISDDPLMDAWGDPDDRPPMLYLDKAWRALQQLFAGRPCAAMVHGQVTMCDNGVEYHPWFGVLDPDEVAEVARDIVLVDEPVAVPGRRERVLFEADYVSQYLGAAREFACGLSAEGAGLVYTIG
- a CDS encoding DUF732 domain-containing protein yields the protein MKKLVIAVLAASALVLAGCSDSDTQSTTDSATNAANNAADDIGSAASKAADSAGNAASDTRDAGFIAVLAAASLKFGDDKDMVDEAKDVCEDLKGGKTAAEAADSVKDKYDGDAGKALNFVRSAVPAYCATEVGKLVG
- a CDS encoding LysR family transcriptional regulator; this translates as MELYQLRYFHAVAERGGLRAAAEHLVVSQSAVSRAIASLESEIGVPLFTRRGRVNELNRFGVAFRDSTRDVARSIDIGVSTVRELAGAAAGTVSVGFLHSLGATVVPRAIREHRRTHEAVEFELHQNSGRDVITRLAGGVTDLCISVPGLFAEVLDVQWAPLYTEELLVVVPLGHRFAARKRLRFADLADEPFVAMDREHTLRHVFDNACVQAGMSPRITFEGTDIGTLRGLVGGGLGVALLPAAPGPRDDVVEVPLSDAGLVRQIAIGWVPDRYLPPAAVAFRDTVLTMVGKAPAARQ
- a CDS encoding aldolase/citrate lyase family protein; the encoded protein is MTSNRRLPQGGIPTTWLFTPGTDPDHFDAAERAGAGVAILDLEDAVAPGDKDRARSLVVDKLTALRDSATAVRYAVRMNAVGSVAGLRDLLAVAEHRLTPAYVVVPKVESAATVDLVADTLHDAGVVTDLVAMIESARAVTEITAILREGRTPPAAVMFGAADMAGDLGAEPGTAVVLQARNSILQAAAAFGVPVIDTPFFDIHDAGGLADSVGDAVRSGFAAKAAIHPRQIVAIADGFTPSGEEIRWADEVVGVAERGVGTVNGQMIDEAIARRARRILARAN
- a CDS encoding MaoC/PaaZ C-terminal domain-containing protein → MDPILPAYRELAPHTYRETSGLYFEDFVVGDRFEHRPGRTITDTDNIWMTLLTMNTQPVHFDAAYAAATEWKKMLVDSTLTIAMLTGMSVRTVSAKVVANLGWDKVRATHPVFAGDTLYASSTILAARESKSRPTQGIVTVETTGTNQDGDVVMTFERTMLIYKRGHAPEQEANY
- a CDS encoding acetyl-CoA hydrolase/transferase family protein; this encodes MTTITTPRRTTGEYTAKLTDPHTAVEQIESHSTVALGQAAGQPPALMRALADRAREHEIDEVKLYYFHAEQPMQDSLLRYELMGALRPHSMFLQRAERELIKQGDRDGRKVVSFVPTAFSQSIRLFADRIPVDTFLVSVSPMDANGYFTFGTNNDYTSSVARQAKRLIVEVNAHMPRVFGASALHVSEVDAIVEHDEQLPELPQRPIGDVDRTIARRVAELVPDHACLQIGVGGLPQAVCEALADRTDLGIHSEVLTPALAGLIESGVVTNRYKAIHRGTSVFTFAMGDRAFYEFLDDNRGVESHPVDHVNDPAVIALNDNVVSVNSTIEMDLTGACNSEWINGHQYSAAGGQVDFVRGAYNSRGGLSVIAFASTAKQGTISKIVPRLSGPVTTARNDVHHVATEYGMVDLKGLSSTQRAQSLIALAHPDHRAELTEAARDRHLI
- a CDS encoding VOC family protein encodes the protein MQIESLDHLVLTVADPAATVRFYTDVLGMTEHTFGSGRTALLFGHSKINLHQAGHEFEPKADRPTPGSADLCFLVATPVTDIVEQLGAAGVPIVEGPVTRTGATGDILSVYVRDPDGNLIELSNPV
- a CDS encoding pyruvate dehydrogenase, giving the protein MATTIADQLIRGLIDAGVTRIYGIVGDSLNPVVDAVRRSGGAAKGGIDWIHVRHEEAAAFAAAADAQTTGKLAVCAGSCGPGNLHLINGLYDAHRSGAPVLAIASHIPSSEIGSGYFQETHPDRLFGECSLFNELILTTDQAPRMFRAAIHSAITGNGVAVLTLPGDIAEESATATMDPISIPATPIVTPPTEVIEKLAHAINAAEKVAIFAGYGVKGAHDEVVALAEKIGAPIGHSLRGKEFIQYDNPYDVGMTGLLGYGAAHAGIHDADLLILLGTDFPYSQFLPDKVTTAQIDIDATKIGRRTAVGFPVHGDVGATVRALEPLVERKTDRRYLDTWLAKHDQLMNKVVGAYASNAEKLVPIHPEYAASILDDLAADDAVFTTDTGMCNVWTARFINPTGRRKFIASMLHGSMANALPHAIGAQSAQPGRQVISISGDGGLSMLLSEILTVAMYKLPVKIMLFDNATLGMVKAEMLVDGLPDFGVDVAPVDYAAIANAVGIHGRRVTEPGDISAAMAEALAHDGPALVQLVTDPLALSVPPKLTGTQLKGFALAMSKVVLNGGMGEAMKMAKSNLRNVPRP
- a CDS encoding MerR family transcriptional regulator, with the translated sequence MSEPEKLYRVGQLAELTGLTVRTLHHYDDIGLLSPSRRSGAGYRLYNGVDVERLYEILALRQLGLSLEQIACAITGETSLEAMLVAHADHVDTQLAAMQRLQTHMATVLATVRRADRPTDTDLLDLIRRVMTVDARVENYFDADQLAALAVRREELGEEQIRAVENRWPSLIAEVDAAITVGMDPTSEEAAALAAEWMGLLEQFHGGDPGLRDGMYRMQEENTEEIQRDFGGPTPEQIDFIARANDSRN